One part of the Solea solea chromosome 16, fSolSol10.1, whole genome shotgun sequence genome encodes these proteins:
- the nr5a5 gene encoding nuclear receptor subfamily 5, group A, member 5 isoform X1 — protein MDLAGYQPQLPQPLVHRPDNCPNNLFNLEGSSTSEELKAEPSGRPDPEEACPVCGDKVSGYHYGLLTCESCKGFFKRSVQNSKHYTCAEQQSCPMNLSQRKRCPFCRFQKCLAVGMKREAYLRCHKQVQVLPATSQMTRTFLSSVRADRMRGGRNKFGPLYRRDRQMKQQRAYLQADTVPHRIKMETTQTHRATATTDHMCTSLSSDAVHQPHMHPSTVVQSGVSMPLDCLVNTDRMTTPPSLPCPGLYYCTLPGFVQEKREMAFSCSTAPNNYPMQPNSAFPPKGTSASPPTSTPSSTNPLSQALTQTSDTAHSANHSTNFLSQLLEGEQDESHLCAKVLASLQREQANRGKHDRLNTFSIMCKMADQTLFGLVEWARNTALFKELKVEDQMVLLQSCWSELLVLDHLCRQVAYGKEGCIYLVTGQQIEMSNIVSQAGVTLSSLVSRTQDLVSKLKTLQLDRHEFVCLKYLVLFNPDVKHVQSRRQVEQIQERVNRALMEHTQQSHPGHADKFGQLLLRLPEVRSISLQVEEYLYQRHLLGDLPCNSLLAEMLHTKHN, from the exons CTGAGGAGTTAAAGGCAGAGCCAAGTGGGAGACCAGATCCTGAGGAGGCTTGCCCCGTCTGTGGAGACAAGGTGTCAGGATACCACTATGGACTGCTCACTTGCGAAAGCTGCAAG GGATTCTTTAAACGCTCAGTGCAGAATAGCAAGCATTACACCTGTGCAGAACAGCAGAGCTGCCCCATGAACCTTTCCCAGAGGAAACGTTGTCCCTTTTGCCGCTTCCAGAAGTGTTTGGCAGTTGGCATGAAAAGAGAAG CTTATCTAAGATGTCATAAACAAGTGCAGGTACTGCCTGCAACGTCCCAGATGACACGTACATTTTTATCAT CTGTAAGAGCAGATCGTATGAGAGGTGGCAGGAATAAATTTGGGCCTCTGTATCGACGAGACAGGCAGATGAAACAGCAAAGGGCTTATCTCCAGGCAGACACCGTTCCCCACAGGATTAAGATGgaaactacacaaacacaccgaGCCACAGCTACAACTGACCACATGTGCACTTCGTTGTCCTCTGATGCTGTTCATCAACCCCACATGCATCCCTCTACAGTGGTGCAGTCAGGAGTGTCAATGCCTCTGGACTGCTTAGTGAACACAGACAGGATGACAACTCCTCCATCCTTGCCCTGTCCTGGACTTTACTACTGCACACTCCCTGGATTTGTCcaggagaaaagagaaatggCTTTTAGCTGCAGCACAGCCCCTAATAATTATCCAATGCAGCCAAACAGTGCATTCCCACCAAAAGGCACATCAGCATCGCCCCCCACCTCAACACCAAGCTCAACCAACCCCCTCTCACAAGCTCTCACTCAAACCTCAGACACTGCCCACTCTGCCAATCATTCAACCAACTTCCTAAGTCAACTCCTGGAAGGAGAGCAGGATGAGAGCCATCTGTGTGCCAAGGTCCTGGCCAGCCTGCAGCGAGAACAGGCCAATCGAGGCAAACATGACCGCCTAAATACATTCAGCATCATGTGCAAAATGGCTGACCAGACTCTGTTTGGTCTTGTGGAGTGGGCCAGGAACACGGCTCTCTTCAAGGAGCTCAAG GTGGAGGACCAGAtggtgctgctgcagagctgttGGAGTGAGTTGCTGGTCCTCGACCACCTGTGTAGACAGGTGGCCTACGGCAAAGAGGGATGCATATATCTGGTCACAGGACAACAG ATAGAGATGTCGAACATCGTCTCTCAGGCAGGAGTGACACTGAGTAGCCTGGTATCAAGGACCCAAGACCTGGTTTCCAAGCTGAAGACACTCCAGTTAGACAGACATGAGTTTGTCTGTCTTAAATACTTGGTGCTATTCAACCCTG ATGTGAAACATGTGCAGAGTCGCAGGCAGGTGGAGCAAATTCAAGAGAGGGTCAATAGGGCCCTGATGGAGCACACCCAGCAGAGTCACCCAGGACATGCAGACAAGTTTGGCCAGCTGCTGCTTCGCCTCCCTGAGGTTCGCAGCATAAGTTTGCAGGTTGAGGAGTATCTGTATCAGCGCCATCTTCTGGGAGATTTGCCCTGCAACTCGTTGCTTGCCGAGATGCTTCACACCAAGCACAACTGA
- the nr5a5 gene encoding nuclear receptor subfamily 5, group A, member 5 isoform X2: MDLAGYQPQLPQPLVHRPDNCPNNLFNLEGSSTSEELKAEPSGRPDPEEACPVCGDKVSGYHYGLLTCESCKGFFKRSVQNSKHYTCAEQQSCPMNLSQRKRCPFCRFQKCLAVGMKREAVRADRMRGGRNKFGPLYRRDRQMKQQRAYLQADTVPHRIKMETTQTHRATATTDHMCTSLSSDAVHQPHMHPSTVVQSGVSMPLDCLVNTDRMTTPPSLPCPGLYYCTLPGFVQEKREMAFSCSTAPNNYPMQPNSAFPPKGTSASPPTSTPSSTNPLSQALTQTSDTAHSANHSTNFLSQLLEGEQDESHLCAKVLASLQREQANRGKHDRLNTFSIMCKMADQTLFGLVEWARNTALFKELKVEDQMVLLQSCWSELLVLDHLCRQVAYGKEGCIYLVTGQQIEMSNIVSQAGVTLSSLVSRTQDLVSKLKTLQLDRHEFVCLKYLVLFNPDVKHVQSRRQVEQIQERVNRALMEHTQQSHPGHADKFGQLLLRLPEVRSISLQVEEYLYQRHLLGDLPCNSLLAEMLHTKHN, translated from the exons CTGAGGAGTTAAAGGCAGAGCCAAGTGGGAGACCAGATCCTGAGGAGGCTTGCCCCGTCTGTGGAGACAAGGTGTCAGGATACCACTATGGACTGCTCACTTGCGAAAGCTGCAAG GGATTCTTTAAACGCTCAGTGCAGAATAGCAAGCATTACACCTGTGCAGAACAGCAGAGCTGCCCCATGAACCTTTCCCAGAGGAAACGTTGTCCCTTTTGCCGCTTCCAGAAGTGTTTGGCAGTTGGCATGAAAAGAGAAG CTGTAAGAGCAGATCGTATGAGAGGTGGCAGGAATAAATTTGGGCCTCTGTATCGACGAGACAGGCAGATGAAACAGCAAAGGGCTTATCTCCAGGCAGACACCGTTCCCCACAGGATTAAGATGgaaactacacaaacacaccgaGCCACAGCTACAACTGACCACATGTGCACTTCGTTGTCCTCTGATGCTGTTCATCAACCCCACATGCATCCCTCTACAGTGGTGCAGTCAGGAGTGTCAATGCCTCTGGACTGCTTAGTGAACACAGACAGGATGACAACTCCTCCATCCTTGCCCTGTCCTGGACTTTACTACTGCACACTCCCTGGATTTGTCcaggagaaaagagaaatggCTTTTAGCTGCAGCACAGCCCCTAATAATTATCCAATGCAGCCAAACAGTGCATTCCCACCAAAAGGCACATCAGCATCGCCCCCCACCTCAACACCAAGCTCAACCAACCCCCTCTCACAAGCTCTCACTCAAACCTCAGACACTGCCCACTCTGCCAATCATTCAACCAACTTCCTAAGTCAACTCCTGGAAGGAGAGCAGGATGAGAGCCATCTGTGTGCCAAGGTCCTGGCCAGCCTGCAGCGAGAACAGGCCAATCGAGGCAAACATGACCGCCTAAATACATTCAGCATCATGTGCAAAATGGCTGACCAGACTCTGTTTGGTCTTGTGGAGTGGGCCAGGAACACGGCTCTCTTCAAGGAGCTCAAG GTGGAGGACCAGAtggtgctgctgcagagctgttGGAGTGAGTTGCTGGTCCTCGACCACCTGTGTAGACAGGTGGCCTACGGCAAAGAGGGATGCATATATCTGGTCACAGGACAACAG ATAGAGATGTCGAACATCGTCTCTCAGGCAGGAGTGACACTGAGTAGCCTGGTATCAAGGACCCAAGACCTGGTTTCCAAGCTGAAGACACTCCAGTTAGACAGACATGAGTTTGTCTGTCTTAAATACTTGGTGCTATTCAACCCTG ATGTGAAACATGTGCAGAGTCGCAGGCAGGTGGAGCAAATTCAAGAGAGGGTCAATAGGGCCCTGATGGAGCACACCCAGCAGAGTCACCCAGGACATGCAGACAAGTTTGGCCAGCTGCTGCTTCGCCTCCCTGAGGTTCGCAGCATAAGTTTGCAGGTTGAGGAGTATCTGTATCAGCGCCATCTTCTGGGAGATTTGCCCTGCAACTCGTTGCTTGCCGAGATGCTTCACACCAAGCACAACTGA